The Streptomyces spororaveus genome includes a region encoding these proteins:
- a CDS encoding cryptochrome/photolyase family protein, whose product MNVPVVLFTSDLRVHDHPPLRAALGQGNEIVPLFVRDPAVDRAGFAAPNRLAFLADCLTGLDSGLRERGGRLVVRSGDPVAEVCSVVRQTDADEVHMAAGCSAFALRREQRLRSALEADGRRLYVHDGVVTALPAGAVTPSGSDHFAVFTPYFRRWSGERLREPLAAPREVRVPGGIRSEALPSRAAVPSVSEGLATGGEPEGRQRLTDWLGRYADRYEEGHDDLPGDATSRLSPYIHFGAVSAAEAVHRARSRGGAGAEAFVRQLCWRDFQYQLLAARPGAADSDYRTRDDRWRRGKAAEADLLAWKKGRTGYPVVDAAMRQLAHEGWMPGRGRLLAASFLTKTLYIDWRAGARHFLDLLVDGDVANNQLNWQWVAGTGTDSRPNRVLNPVIQGKRYDPDGAYVRRWVPELAGLPGPSVHEPWRLAGLERARYDYPDPLVGLPEGLARFRQARGKDGP is encoded by the coding sequence ATGAACGTCCCGGTCGTCCTGTTCACCTCGGACCTCCGCGTCCACGACCATCCGCCGCTGCGCGCCGCGCTGGGGCAGGGGAACGAGATCGTCCCGCTCTTCGTCCGGGACCCGGCCGTGGACCGCGCGGGCTTCGCGGCGCCCAACCGGCTCGCCTTCCTCGCGGACTGCCTGACCGGACTCGACTCCGGGCTGCGCGAGCGCGGCGGCCGGCTCGTGGTGCGCTCGGGTGACCCCGTCGCCGAGGTGTGCTCCGTCGTACGGCAGACCGACGCCGACGAGGTGCACATGGCAGCCGGGTGCAGCGCCTTCGCCCTGCGCCGAGAGCAGCGGCTGCGCAGTGCCCTGGAGGCCGACGGGCGGCGGCTGTACGTCCACGACGGCGTCGTCACCGCCCTGCCCGCCGGCGCCGTGACGCCCAGCGGATCCGATCACTTCGCCGTCTTCACCCCGTACTTCAGGCGCTGGTCGGGCGAGCGGCTGCGCGAGCCGCTGGCGGCGCCGCGCGAGGTCCGGGTGCCCGGCGGGATCCGCTCCGAGGCGCTCCCGTCCCGCGCCGCGGTGCCGTCCGTCTCGGAGGGCCTGGCCACCGGGGGCGAGCCGGAGGGCCGGCAGAGGCTCACGGACTGGCTGGGGCGGTACGCCGACCGGTACGAGGAGGGCCACGACGACCTGCCCGGCGACGCGACCTCCCGCCTCTCCCCGTACATCCACTTCGGCGCGGTCTCGGCGGCCGAGGCCGTGCACCGGGCGCGGTCCCGGGGCGGAGCGGGCGCCGAGGCCTTCGTACGGCAGCTCTGCTGGCGCGACTTCCAGTACCAGCTCCTCGCGGCCCGCCCCGGCGCCGCCGATTCCGACTACCGCACCCGGGACGACCGCTGGCGGCGCGGCAAGGCGGCCGAGGCCGACCTGCTGGCGTGGAAGAAGGGTCGCACCGGCTACCCCGTGGTGGACGCGGCCATGCGGCAACTCGCCCACGAGGGCTGGATGCCGGGCCGGGGCCGGCTGCTCGCCGCGTCCTTCCTGACCAAGACGCTGTACATCGACTGGCGCGCCGGAGCCCGCCACTTCCTCGACCTGCTGGTCGACGGCGACGTGGCCAACAACCAGCTCAACTGGCAGTGGGTGGCCGGTACCGGCACCGACAGCCGCCCCAACCGGGTGCTGAACCCGGTGATCCAGGGCAAGCGCTACGACCCCGACGGCGCCTACGTACGGCGCTGGGTCCCGGAACTCGCCGGACTGCCGGGCCCCTCGGTCCACGAGCCCTGGCGGCTGGCCGGCCTGGAACGGGCCCGGTACGACTACCCGGACCCCCTGGTCGGCCTCCCGGAGGGGCTGGCCCGGTTCCGGCAGGCCCGCGGCAAGGACGGCCCGTGA
- a CDS encoding sigma-70 family RNA polymerase sigma factor translates to MRENVRIGRHPSAAPDLPELMGRVARGDQQAFTVVFEAVSGPVLGLVRSVLRDPAQSEEVAQEVLVELWRTAARYQPARGSVMNWVLTLAHRRAVDRVRSAQASTNREKRAALLDHTTAYDEVVEQVETRLEREQVRRCLHGLSELQRQSVTLAYYRGLTHREVAELLALPLGTVKTRLRDGLIRLRDCLGVGV, encoded by the coding sequence GTGAGAGAGAACGTGCGCATAGGCCGGCATCCGTCGGCCGCTCCCGACCTGCCGGAACTGATGGGCCGGGTGGCCCGCGGTGATCAGCAGGCGTTCACGGTCGTGTTCGAGGCCGTGTCGGGCCCCGTCCTCGGCCTCGTACGGTCCGTGCTGCGGGACCCGGCCCAGTCCGAGGAGGTCGCCCAGGAAGTCCTGGTCGAACTCTGGCGGACCGCCGCCCGCTATCAGCCCGCGCGGGGCTCGGTGATGAACTGGGTGCTGACCCTGGCCCACCGGCGGGCCGTCGACCGGGTGCGCTCCGCGCAGGCGTCGACCAACCGCGAGAAGCGGGCGGCGCTGCTGGACCACACCACGGCCTACGACGAGGTGGTGGAACAGGTGGAGACCCGGCTCGAGCGCGAGCAGGTACGGCGCTGTCTGCACGGACTCAGCGAACTCCAGCGCCAGTCGGTCACCCTGGCGTACTACCGGGGCCTGACCCACCGGGAGGTCGCGGAGTTGCTGGCCCTGCCGTTGGGTACGGTGAAGACACGGCTGCGCGACGGGCTCATCCGGCTCCGTGACTGCCTGGGGGTGGGCGTGTGA
- a CDS encoding alpha/beta fold hydrolase produces MFARRLVRARRASAAAVTLAVSLALCAGAAARDDGDARPVGIGGGRRVLLDCRGSGSPTVVLVSGAGGASDEWTHIADAARPESGLKPDPSAVLPQVARFTRVCAYDRPGTTRLDGTPNGSTPVTQPTSAAAGVRDLRAALAAAGEQPPYVLVGASWGAMIASLFARAEPARTAGVVTVDGASPFLKDTLTPAQWSAWMDKIRAADPGKGLERPDYPAAVRELRGAPAPPRGLPAVVLTSDHPWDLSVGGGSTWPAWLAAQRRLADDLRARHVTSTDSGHGIAVEQPRLVVRAILDVVGQTRAGQER; encoded by the coding sequence GTGTTCGCAAGACGCCTGGTCCGGGCCCGTCGCGCGTCCGCCGCCGCTGTCACCCTCGCCGTCTCGCTCGCGCTGTGCGCGGGGGCGGCGGCCCGGGACGACGGTGACGCCCGCCCGGTGGGCATCGGCGGCGGCCGCCGCGTGCTGCTGGACTGCCGCGGATCCGGGTCCCCGACGGTGGTGCTCGTGTCCGGTGCCGGGGGTGCGTCGGACGAGTGGACGCACATCGCGGACGCCGCGCGTCCGGAGTCCGGCCTGAAGCCGGATCCGTCGGCGGTGCTCCCGCAGGTCGCCCGGTTCACGCGGGTGTGCGCATACGACCGTCCCGGAACGACCAGGCTGGACGGTACGCCCAACGGCTCGACGCCGGTCACCCAGCCCACCTCGGCGGCAGCGGGCGTCAGGGACCTGCGGGCGGCGCTCGCCGCGGCCGGCGAGCAGCCGCCGTACGTCCTGGTCGGTGCCTCGTGGGGAGCGATGATCGCCTCGCTGTTCGCGCGGGCCGAACCGGCACGGACCGCCGGGGTGGTGACCGTCGACGGTGCCTCCCCGTTCCTGAAGGACACCCTGACACCGGCCCAGTGGTCGGCGTGGATGGACAAGATCCGGGCCGCGGACCCCGGGAAGGGCCTCGAAAGACCCGACTACCCCGCCGCCGTACGGGAGCTGCGCGGGGCGCCGGCCCCGCCACGCGGCCTGCCCGCCGTCGTGCTCACCTCCGACCACCCGTGGGACCTCTCGGTCGGAGGCGGATCGACCTGGCCGGCCTGGCTGGCCGCCCAGCGGCGCCTGGCGGACGACCTGCGGGCCCGGCACGTCACCAGCACCGACAGCGGCCACGGCATCGCCGTCGAGCAGCCGCGACTCGTCGTGCGGGCGATCCTGGACGTGGTCGGGCAGACCCGTGCCGGTCAGGAGCGTTGA
- a CDS encoding aminoglycoside phosphotransferase family protein yields MTHHEIEVTAELVRDLLRDQHPDLADRPVRFGARGWDNQLWRLGDDLAVRLPWATQSADALLRKEHAWLPALAPALPLPVPVPQRIGEPTERFPRPWIVTTWVPGEPADRAPVTNGPDSADALAAFLTALHRPAPEGAPVGAHGRAGPLEGSAEGFADGLASATRMGLIPDPDAVRAVWEDAVSAPVWAGPPLWLHGDLHPANVLTADGTFCGVIDFGDLCAGDPACDLAAPWILLPDGAADRFHAAYRPAPDEATLRRARGWAVLRALGGILIGEAGVRGRPGGKPTWGPPAQAALRRLVATAGRT; encoded by the coding sequence ATGACGCACCATGAGATAGAGGTCACCGCGGAGCTGGTCCGGGACCTGTTACGCGACCAGCACCCCGACCTGGCGGACCGCCCCGTGCGGTTCGGCGCCCGTGGCTGGGACAACCAGTTATGGCGGCTCGGGGACGACCTCGCCGTCCGGCTGCCCTGGGCGACGCAGTCCGCCGACGCGCTGCTGCGCAAGGAGCACGCCTGGCTGCCCGCCCTCGCCCCGGCCCTGCCGCTGCCCGTTCCCGTCCCGCAGCGCATCGGCGAGCCCACCGAGCGGTTTCCGCGCCCCTGGATCGTCACCACCTGGGTGCCCGGCGAGCCCGCCGACCGCGCCCCCGTCACGAACGGGCCGGACTCGGCCGACGCCCTGGCCGCCTTCCTGACCGCCCTTCACCGGCCCGCTCCCGAGGGGGCACCCGTCGGTGCCCACGGCCGCGCGGGGCCGCTGGAGGGAAGCGCCGAGGGGTTCGCCGACGGGCTCGCCTCGGCCACCCGCATGGGTCTGATCCCCGACCCCGATGCCGTCCGCGCGGTCTGGGAGGACGCCGTGAGCGCGCCCGTCTGGGCGGGCCCGCCGCTCTGGCTCCACGGCGACCTGCACCCGGCCAACGTCCTCACCGCGGACGGCACCTTCTGCGGCGTGATCGACTTCGGTGACCTCTGCGCGGGCGATCCGGCCTGCGACCTCGCCGCCCCCTGGATACTGCTGCCGGACGGCGCGGCCGACCGCTTCCACGCCGCCTACCGGCCGGCCCCGGACGAGGCGACCCTGCGCCGTGCCCGCGGCTGGGCGGTGCTGCGAGCCCTCGGCGGCATCCTCATCGGCGAGGCCGGCGTCCGTGGCAGGCCGGGAGGCAAGCCCACCTGGGGCCCGCCCGCCCAGGCCGCGCTGCGGCGCCTCGTGGCGACGGCGGGCCGGACGTAG
- a CDS encoding isochorismatase family protein has product MSKTTLRELSGFDQSPASPAEATLILIDYQNTYTRGVMELTGWEAALGAGAALLARAREAGAKVIHVINDGGEGGPYDIRAEIGRIHPRVAPAEGETVVVKTVPNAFVGTDLGDHVDAAGHKDVIVAGFMTHMCVTFSAEGAFLRGNRPTVVADACATRPLRTAVAEVSAEQLHRAALATIADLYGVVVPSVSSLG; this is encoded by the coding sequence ATGTCCAAGACGACCCTGCGCGAGCTGAGCGGCTTCGATCAGAGCCCGGCGTCGCCGGCCGAGGCGACGCTGATCCTGATCGACTACCAGAACACCTACACCCGGGGCGTGATGGAGCTGACGGGGTGGGAGGCCGCCCTCGGGGCCGGCGCCGCGCTGCTGGCCCGGGCCCGTGAGGCCGGGGCGAAGGTCATCCATGTGATCAACGACGGCGGCGAGGGAGGCCCGTACGACATCCGGGCCGAGATCGGCCGGATCCACCCCCGGGTGGCTCCGGCCGAGGGTGAGACCGTGGTCGTCAAGACGGTCCCCAACGCGTTCGTCGGGACCGACCTGGGCGACCACGTCGACGCCGCCGGCCACAAGGACGTGATCGTCGCCGGCTTCATGACCCACATGTGCGTGACCTTCTCCGCGGAGGGCGCTTTCCTGCGGGGCAACCGGCCCACGGTCGTCGCGGACGCCTGCGCGACGCGTCCGCTGCGGACGGCGGTCGCCGAGGTGTCCGCCGAGCAGCTCCACCGGGCCGCGCTCGCGACGATCGCCGATCTCTACGGAGTCGTCGTCCCGTCCGTCTCCTCGCTGGGCTGA
- a CDS encoding anti-sigma factor: MNAADLHTLTGAYVLDALEPAERIAVERHLADCPSCAQEVQEFSETATRLGLAVAAPPSAALRDQVMRRIATVRQEPPRAVRGAHSARVRPRWRPPSNWALAACLAGAVALGGVAVAQYERAEDARQQAQRARIANDAVGAVLAAADARVTTAPLRGGAVGTVVVSAARNQAVFAASGLPAPPSGKVYQLWYNDGGGRMRPAGLMDPGTPATATLLEGPVDTASGMGVTVEPAGGSPQPTSAPVALLGFPSA; this comes from the coding sequence GTGAACGCCGCTGATCTGCACACTTTGACGGGCGCGTACGTGCTCGACGCCCTGGAACCGGCCGAACGGATCGCCGTCGAACGGCATCTCGCCGACTGCCCGTCCTGCGCGCAGGAGGTCCAGGAATTCTCCGAGACCGCCACCCGGCTCGGGCTCGCCGTCGCGGCGCCGCCGAGTGCCGCGCTGCGCGACCAGGTGATGCGCCGGATCGCGACGGTACGCCAGGAACCGCCCCGGGCGGTGAGGGGCGCGCACAGCGCCCGCGTACGGCCCCGCTGGCGGCCGCCGTCGAACTGGGCCCTGGCGGCCTGCCTCGCGGGGGCGGTCGCGCTCGGCGGTGTCGCCGTGGCCCAGTACGAACGGGCCGAGGACGCCCGGCAGCAGGCGCAGCGGGCCCGGATCGCGAACGATGCCGTCGGCGCGGTCCTCGCGGCCGCCGACGCCCGGGTGACCACGGCGCCGCTGCGGGGCGGAGCCGTGGGCACGGTGGTCGTCTCGGCCGCCCGCAACCAGGCGGTCTTCGCGGCCTCCGGCCTGCCGGCGCCGCCCAGCGGGAAGGTGTACCAGCTCTGGTACAACGACGGCGGCGGGCGGATGCGTCCGGCGGGTCTGATGGACCCCGGCACCCCGGCGACGGCCACCCTGCTCGAAGGCCCGGTCGACACGGCGTCGGGGATGGGCGTCACCGTCGAACCGGCCGGCGGTTCGCCGCAGCCGACCTCGGCTCCGGTGGCCCTGCTGGGCTTCCCGTCGGCCTGA
- a CDS encoding fasciclin domain-containing protein encodes MSIQTFRRAALAVTAAVLLPLALSACSEESTSNEGAAAPDAVSSPEPIGDTGAAAGGPFGPACASVPKSGAGSFDGMAMDPVATAASNNPALSTLVAAVKKAGLVDTLNNAQNITVFAPTDAAFAKIPKADLDKVLADKETLTKILTYHVVGEKLTREQLGSGSFQTLQKGMITTKGSGTAYVVNNSSKVVCGDIPTANATVHIVDTVLMPK; translated from the coding sequence ATGAGCATTCAGACCTTTCGCCGTGCCGCCCTCGCCGTGACCGCCGCAGTGCTGCTTCCGCTGGCACTGTCCGCCTGTTCGGAGGAGAGTACGAGCAATGAGGGGGCGGCCGCGCCCGATGCGGTCTCCTCACCCGAGCCGATCGGCGACACCGGCGCGGCTGCGGGCGGTCCGTTCGGGCCGGCGTGCGCCTCGGTGCCGAAGAGCGGCGCGGGTTCCTTCGACGGCATGGCGATGGACCCGGTCGCCACCGCCGCCTCGAACAACCCGGCGCTGTCGACTCTGGTCGCGGCCGTGAAGAAGGCCGGCCTGGTGGACACGCTGAACAACGCGCAGAACATCACGGTGTTCGCGCCGACCGACGCCGCGTTCGCGAAGATCCCGAAGGCAGACCTGGACAAGGTCCTGGCCGACAAGGAGACGCTCACCAAGATCCTCACCTACCACGTCGTGGGCGAGAAGCTCACCCGGGAGCAACTGGGGAGCGGCTCCTTCCAGACCCTCCAGAAGGGCATGATCACCACCAAGGGCTCGGGCACCGCCTACGTGGTGAACAACTCCTCCAAGGTGGTCTGCGGCGACATCCCCACCGCCAACGCCACCGTCCACATCGTCGACACGGTCCTCATGCCGAAGTAG
- a CDS encoding SDR family oxidoreductase has protein sequence MTDAQGPSAPAPDSAPPPDSVPAPGTLCLVTGATGYIGGRLVPELITAGHRVRCLARTPEKLRDHPWAGQAEIVRGDVTDAASLAPALRDVDVAYYLVHALGTGRDFEHTDRLAARNFAEQARAAGVRRIVYLGGLTPDGVPDRDLSPHLRSRAEVGRILLDSGVPTTVLRAAVIIGSGSASFEMLRYLTERLPVMVTPSWVRTRIQPIAVRDVLRYLVGSAGMPAEVSRAFDIGGPDVLTYLDMMQRYASVDGLPQRLILPVPVLTPRLSSHWVGLVTPVPRAIARPLAESLKYEVVCDEHDIATWVPDPPGTPLDFDTALTYALQKVRDAQVVTRWSSASVPGAPSDPLPTDPDWAGGSLYSDERERVVEASPQALWRVVEGIGGENGWYSFPLAWAVRGWFDRLVGGVGLRRGRRDAAHLRVGDSLDFWRVEEIERGRLLRLRAEMRLPGLAWLEMYAEQDEEGRTRYRQRALFHPRGLAGHLYWWSVSPFHAVVFGGMARNIARTAEAGDDRGPTASGAAAASGPPAASAAAARAE, from the coding sequence ATGACGGACGCACAAGGACCTTCGGCGCCGGCTCCGGACTCCGCCCCGCCTCCGGACTCCGTCCCGGCCCCGGGCACGCTGTGCCTGGTCACCGGAGCCACGGGCTACATCGGCGGCCGGCTCGTCCCCGAGCTCATCACCGCGGGCCACCGGGTGCGCTGCCTCGCCCGCACCCCGGAGAAGCTGCGCGACCACCCCTGGGCCGGGCAGGCGGAGATCGTCCGCGGCGACGTCACCGACGCGGCGTCGCTCGCCCCCGCCCTGCGGGACGTCGACGTCGCCTACTACCTCGTGCACGCCCTCGGCACCGGGCGCGACTTCGAGCACACCGACCGCCTCGCCGCACGGAACTTCGCCGAGCAGGCCCGCGCCGCCGGCGTCCGCCGCATCGTCTACCTGGGCGGGCTGACCCCCGACGGGGTCCCCGACCGGGACCTCTCGCCCCACCTGCGCTCCCGCGCCGAGGTCGGGCGCATCCTCCTGGACTCCGGGGTCCCCACCACGGTGCTCCGCGCCGCCGTCATCATCGGCTCCGGGTCGGCCTCCTTCGAGATGCTCCGCTACCTGACCGAGCGGCTGCCCGTGATGGTCACCCCCAGCTGGGTTCGCACCCGGATCCAGCCCATCGCCGTCCGCGACGTACTGCGCTACCTGGTCGGGAGCGCCGGCATGCCCGCCGAGGTCAGCCGCGCCTTCGACATCGGCGGCCCCGACGTCCTGACCTACCTCGACATGATGCAGCGCTACGCCAGCGTCGACGGGCTGCCCCAGCGGCTCATCCTGCCCGTACCGGTCCTCACCCCGCGGCTGTCCAGCCACTGGGTCGGCCTGGTCACCCCGGTGCCCCGCGCCATCGCCCGCCCCCTCGCCGAGTCCCTCAAGTACGAGGTCGTCTGCGACGAGCACGACATCGCCACCTGGGTGCCCGACCCGCCCGGCACCCCCCTGGACTTCGACACGGCCCTCACCTACGCCCTCCAGAAGGTCCGCGACGCCCAGGTCGTCACCCGCTGGTCCTCCGCCTCCGTGCCCGGCGCGCCGAGCGACCCGCTGCCCACCGATCCCGACTGGGCCGGCGGGAGCCTCTACTCCGACGAGCGCGAACGCGTCGTCGAAGCCTCGCCGCAGGCCCTGTGGCGGGTCGTGGAGGGCATCGGCGGGGAGAACGGCTGGTACTCCTTCCCGCTGGCCTGGGCCGTCCGCGGCTGGTTCGACCGGCTCGTCGGGGGTGTCGGACTGCGCCGGGGCCGCCGGGACGCCGCCCACCTGCGGGTCGGCGACTCCCTGGACTTCTGGCGGGTCGAGGAGATCGAACGCGGCCGACTGCTCAGGCTCCGCGCCGAGATGCGGCTGCCCGGTCTCGCCTGGCTGGAGATGTACGCCGAGCAGGACGAGGAGGGCCGCACCCGGTACCGGCAGCGGGCCCTCTTCCACCCGCGCGGCCTGGCCGGGCACCTGTACTGGTGGAGCGTCTCGCCCTTCCACGCCGTCGTCTTCGGGGGCATGGCCCGCAACATCGCGCGCACGGCGGAGGCGGGCGACGACCGCGGCCCGACCGCGTCCGGCGCCGCCGCCGCATCCGGCCCGCCCGCTGCATCCGCGGCGGCCGCCCGCGCGGAATGA
- a CDS encoding MerR family transcriptional regulator has protein sequence MNEPAQPAGRGDPADPTDPAHGVTTGAVARRLGVAPTTLRSWDRRYGIGPAAREDGRHRRWTPGDIAVLQEMCRLTASGVPPSEAARAARAGSVAAAPPAAPSPAPARQPGSGNGLPLGDVRQECRGLGRAAVRLDSPTMDEMLGSLIGEYGLVTTWEEVMVPTLHAVGRKWETSGDQYVEVEHLLSWHVSTALRRVSIGALSGPRASAPPILLACVPGEQHTLPLEALAAGLAELGLPARMFGAAVPPEALDQAVRRTGPAAVVLWAQARSTAHHALARHVAETAWGVKGARARTTVLLAGPGWAGPAPAPGMLRPGGLREALGLLRGLCEAATAPAGGGGAAPQRS, from the coding sequence ATGAACGAGCCCGCACAGCCCGCGGGGCGCGGCGACCCCGCAGACCCCACCGACCCCGCGCACGGCGTCACCACCGGGGCCGTGGCGCGCCGGCTGGGGGTCGCCCCCACGACCCTGCGCTCCTGGGACCGGCGGTACGGCATCGGGCCGGCCGCCCGCGAGGACGGCAGACACCGGCGGTGGACCCCCGGGGACATCGCCGTCCTGCAGGAGATGTGCCGCCTGACCGCGTCGGGGGTGCCGCCCTCGGAGGCCGCGCGCGCCGCCCGCGCGGGGTCGGTGGCGGCCGCGCCCCCGGCGGCCCCCTCCCCCGCACCCGCCCGTCAGCCCGGCTCGGGGAACGGCCTGCCGCTCGGCGATGTGCGCCAGGAGTGCCGGGGGCTGGGCCGGGCCGCCGTCCGCCTCGATTCCCCGACCATGGACGAGATGCTCGGCTCCCTGATCGGCGAGTACGGCCTGGTCACCACCTGGGAGGAGGTGATGGTGCCGACCCTGCACGCCGTCGGGCGCAAGTGGGAGACCTCGGGTGACCAGTACGTCGAGGTCGAGCACCTGCTCTCCTGGCACGTCTCCACCGCGCTGCGCCGCGTGAGCATCGGGGCGCTGTCCGGGCCCCGGGCGAGCGCTCCCCCGATCCTGCTGGCGTGCGTACCGGGCGAGCAGCACACGCTCCCGCTGGAGGCGCTCGCCGCCGGTCTCGCCGAACTGGGCCTACCCGCCCGGATGTTCGGGGCGGCCGTGCCGCCCGAGGCGCTCGACCAGGCCGTACGCCGGACCGGGCCCGCCGCGGTCGTGCTGTGGGCCCAGGCCCGCTCCACCGCGCACCACGCCCTGGCCCGGCATGTCGCCGAGACCGCCTGGGGCGTCAAGGGCGCCCGGGCGCGGACCACGGTCCTCCTGGCCGGCCCGGGCTGGGCGGGCCCCGCACCCGCCCCGGGCATGCTGCGCCCCGGCGGGCTGCGGGAGGCCCTGGGCCTGCTGCGCGGACTGTGCGAGGCGGCGACGGCCCCGGCGGGAGGCGGCGGCGCGGCTCCTCAACGCTCCTGA
- a CDS encoding GlxA family transcriptional regulator, translating to MSTVGRFIVVVLFDGVDLLDVTGPPEVFALLRRELGEASGYRVALAAETTDPVTTSAGVRILPDTTFREVAGRSIDTLLVPGSVEADDRGRVRALADPAVVDRVRTLAATSRRVASVCVGAHILADAGLLDGRRATTHWSTARQLADEHPSIEVDADPIFIRDGDVWTGAGISACLDLSLALVAEDFGEAVALRVARQLVMYLKRPGGQSQFSVPLEPVSTTRRIEDLRHYITRNIAGQLTVADLAAQAHVGERQLTRIFRTELGKTPAAYIESARVEVARNRLESTDDTLERVATVCGFNTTDTLVRAFRRQLDTTPTEYRNRFRASAGV from the coding sequence TTGAGCACCGTCGGACGGTTCATCGTCGTCGTCCTCTTCGACGGCGTCGACCTGCTGGACGTCACCGGACCGCCGGAGGTGTTCGCCCTGCTGCGGCGGGAACTGGGCGAGGCGTCGGGCTACCGGGTGGCCCTGGCCGCCGAGACCACGGACCCCGTCACCACCTCCGCCGGGGTCCGGATCCTGCCGGACACCACCTTCCGGGAGGTGGCGGGGCGGAGCATCGACACCCTGCTCGTGCCCGGATCGGTCGAGGCCGACGACCGGGGCCGGGTCCGCGCCCTCGCGGACCCCGCCGTGGTCGACCGGGTGCGGACCCTCGCCGCCACGTCCCGGCGCGTCGCATCCGTCTGCGTCGGCGCGCACATCCTCGCGGACGCCGGGCTGCTCGACGGCAGGAGGGCCACCACGCACTGGTCGACCGCGCGCCAACTCGCCGACGAACACCCCTCGATCGAGGTCGACGCGGATCCGATCTTCATCCGGGACGGGGACGTGTGGACCGGCGCCGGAATCAGTGCCTGCCTCGACCTCTCGCTCGCCCTCGTCGCCGAGGACTTCGGCGAGGCCGTCGCCCTGCGCGTCGCCCGCCAGCTGGTGATGTACCTGAAACGGCCCGGCGGCCAGAGCCAGTTCAGCGTCCCCCTCGAACCGGTGTCGACCACCCGGCGCATCGAGGACCTGCGCCACTACATCACGCGCAACATCGCCGGACAGCTGACCGTCGCCGACCTCGCCGCACAGGCGCACGTCGGCGAACGGCAGCTCACCCGGATCTTCCGGACGGAACTGGGGAAGACCCCGGCCGCCTACATCGAATCGGCCCGCGTCGAAGTGGCCCGCAACCGGCTGGAGTCCACGGACGACACCCTCGAACGCGTCGCGACCGTCTGCGGCTTCAACACGACCGACACCCTCGTCCGTGCCTTCCGCCGACAGCTGGACACGACGCCGACGGAGTACCGCAACCGCTTCCGGGCGTCCGCCGGCGTCTGA